The Armatimonadota bacterium genomic sequence CTTCACGCACACAAATTCAGCATTATTAACCAGCGCGAGTTGGGTCAGGATACAAAAGAGTTTTCGCATGCGCTGCGGTCGGCTTTGAGGGAAGACCCGGACGTGATCCTCGTCGGCGAGATGCGCGACCTGGATACAATGACCAACGCGATTCAAGCTGCCGAAACGGGTCATCTTGTGTTGGCGACCCTGCATACCAGTAGCGCGGCGCAGACAGTGGACCGCATAGTCGATTCATTTCCGGCGACGGGTCAGGAGCAGATACGCCTGATGCTCTCAAACAGCATAGAGGCTGTGTTGTGCCAGCAGCTCCTGCCTCGAGCGGGTCAGCCGGGCCGCATTTGCGCAATGGAGGTAATGATCGCCACTCCCGCGATAAGAAATCTTATCCGTGAGGCTAAGACTCATCAGATCGCCTCTATTATTCAAACCAGCGCAAGCGCAGGCATGATGACTATGGACCAGCACCTGCGCGAGCTTTATCAGCAGGGCTTAATAACTATGGATGAAGCCATGAAAGTAGCCGCGAACCCGGACGAACTGAAGAGTATGGTAAGTATGAATACTACCAGTAATGGCTCCAACTCATTGAATTTTAGGTAACAGGTATCGGGTGCCGGGTTTCGGCGCCCATCACCCGATTGGGGGTTGCAAAAATGCCAAATTATGCATATACGATAAGAGATGCCGTAGG encodes the following:
- a CDS encoding type IV pilus twitching motility protein PilT, whose amino-acid sequence is MAEKAEQAVTYDAIHIDDLLRDMIERNASDLHICVDVPPVVRVDGQLMPLNYPKMASTDTQRLMYDILSDEQIRRFEEDWELDFSYTVHSIARFRVNIFRDKGAIAAAFRLIPARIPTIRELGLPLVLEGLTRKPRGLVLVTGPTGSGKSTTLAAMINQINNERSAHIISIEDPIEYLHAHKFSIINQRELGQDTKEFSHALRSALREDPDVILVGEMRDLDTMTNAIQAAETGHLVLATLHTSSAAQTVDRIVDSFPATGQEQIRLMLSNSIEAVLCQQLLPRAGQPGRICAMEVMIATPAIRNLIREAKTHQIASIIQTSASAGMMTMDQHLRELYQQGLITMDEAMKVAANPDELKSMVSMNTTSNGSNSLNFR